The region CTTCGTATAAGAGCTCACTTGGAGTTATACGCAACAATAATTGGCTCAGTGATTTTAAGCAACTATGTATGCCGACTGACCTTGTCATACAAGGCTGAGTAGATGATAACAAGTTTCTAGTGTTGTAATGTGGATCACCACCATTTATTCTACTTGAAAATGGGGATCTAGTGGGTAAACTTTGAGTCTGTGCATTACCTCCATCAAACATGGGAATACATAGAGTAGTATGCAAATCTAGGAGGCCCAAGAGGGCCACTCTTTAATGGGGTCACCTTTGGGATTGTAAAACATGGCACCTTCCACTCCAAATGGAGAACATATCCACTTTTTAGCATCTTCCTTTTGGGAAGTCAATGTCGTCATTCCAATATTATAAGATATATATTCAAAACTCACTTGCCTTTTGGTAGTGTTTGAATGTAACTACGTATAGACACACGTTCTCAACTTCAACCTTTCATGCTTAGGCATCTCTTATGGTGAAATTTTGCATGAAGTTATGGAAGAACCAGATGTGTGCTCTATACTGATCCGTCCAAAAGCATTGTCGATCTGCCAATTATCCAAATGGttctttgaatattttttttagtcTTGGGTACCTCCAAGTATTTTCACTACGACCATTAAACATGAATTAACCAACATCCTCCAAAAAATCATCTATATCAATAACTTTCAATAAACTAATGAAATTAGATGGGCACTTATATGTTCTTTAGATCATGACCCTTATTTACCAACATGAAGTAGAGAAACGGATGAACAAAACCCGATATGTTCAAGAGTGTACCTATTGCTCTATTTTGAACAATGGGACCAGAAAAGTGAGGTTCTCATGTTCTTGCATTCAATTAAAACAGAAACGGATTACGTATAAGGGTCATTCAAAGATGAACTGAAGAatagaaaaatacaaaaattgcAGCTGAATAAAGGGTTTAAATCTTTCAAAGTCCCTGTGATTTAATGGTAGTTCCGGAGatagtgtgtatgtgtgtgtgagagagagaggggggagagggagagagagatgaGTGAAAGCAAATGAAATAAAGCAAGAGGCACGGCGATGATAACAATCGATGCAATTTTGATTTCAACAACATTATaccaataaatataaaatataattccACCGCCTCAAATTTCATCTGAATTTTTGGATTTGTGTCACACCTCAAATATTCATCTTATgaaataattaaaacaaaaactaTAAGTGCAAATTAAAAAACAATAAATCAAAGACATAAGATAGGACATACCAAGAACGCGATTGACATAAATTTTCTGTTATGCTGAGTTCCACAAAACCATTTGGGAAAGAAGATGCGGGACGAATCATTCTATTCCAACAACAAAGAGCCATTCCCAAATAAGCTATTTTGTGATGTGGTCGTCTTCAAGGAAACCTAATTCACAATTCCGAGTTTGGTTCTACTTTGCCATCTGGGTAAAGAATCAACAATGCAGAAAGATAGTAAAATTCTTACATCTTCAAGCACTGATCATTGGTTGTTCTATGTAGAATGTATAACATGATTATACAAACAACTTCCATTGGTAGTTTCATCTCGAATCTGCAAAGTACCAAAGCACCTGTATGTATTGCACATGTGCATGATTATGCAAGACTTGCCTGACACTTAATCATGAAATGTCTCTTTGCCCACACTGCCCTGACACGAAACACCCATACGACCCCTGAACATAGATAGAAAATGCAATTAGGGCTCAGAAAAAAACGAATTATGGCTAGAATACTCAGAAtcagatgagagagagagagagagagagagagagtcaaacACGGAATCAAATACCTTATACACTTCAAATTACCAACTGTAAGAACACAGTACAATGAATGCAATAGAGAGGCGCTTGGTGAAGGAGCATAGACGAGTCTGATGAAGGAATTGGGGTGTCGCTGGAAGAATAGAGAAGAAGGTGGTATAGGAAAGGCTTTGGGGGAACCAGGGAAGAGCCAATTGATAGATAATTGATTGCAGTTGTCCCTTAATTAGAAAATGGAGTTATCTTAACCTAAAATTAACCTTTCATATACATGCAGAGTTCAATGAGTTTTGTAGAAGAGATAAGCATATTGGGATATAGGTGTTCTGATGGATAATGGAAGCGGTCGGATACATGTTTTGAATCGACACCACCTATAAAGCGATAGATAGAGCAGGTGTAATGGTTAATTTTTCTGTGAAGGATTTAGTCGGACGTTTTCTTGAAGAAGACGTTGGAGTTGTGGTTAATGGAGAACGGGGATCGGTGGATGAATTGAGGATGGTGGACGATGCGAGGAGGGGAAGAGTGTTTGAGTATAGAATTCCAAGAAAGTAAAGTGGATACGGCACAACGCGCATCATATGAAAGTATGAAACAATGGTTATGTCTAAGGCGTCGTTCAAGAGTAAGGTGACGTGTCTCGAAAAGAACCGACTTATATTGATATCGAAGGCACGACAATAAAAGAGTTTTCATATTAtataataatgatatatatatatatatatatatatatatatatatatatatatatatatatatatatatatatatatatatatatatatatataatttttctttGAATTAATAGTGAAATGATTTGCCGGAAAGTTTGCATTTATGTTTGGTTGGAAAGAGTAAAGAAATACTCCGACACTATTTACGGTTTGACCTCCAACTGAATCTAAAGTCCCAAAACGTTATCTTAAACCCCAGGGAGCCGCCATGAGCGCCACCCTGTTCTTCCTCTCGCCACCACCCCGCACTTTTCCAACTATATGCCCAATTCCGTCACTACAACCCATCCGCACTGTCGCCTTCTCCTCCTTATCCCTCAAACCATCACTTAAAATACCCAGACGAGACTTCAGGATCTTCTCTGATGACGGAGATGCCGGGGGAGACGCAGACGGTGGCGGAGATGGAGACGCAGACGGTGGTGGAGAAGCAGACCGCGACGATATGGACGAAGAAGAAGCGGATGAGAGTGACAACAAGAGAGATTACGATGTCGAGTACGAGGCTCTTGTCGCCGCTTCGCGAGGCGGTGGTGAGGAAGGAATGGCGATGGTACAGAGTAAGAACTTCGTGTCAACTCAGGGGTGGAATTCGGAGGTGGTTGTGGATTATAGAATAAACGAGGATGAATTTCATAAGATCAGTTTGATGGATTGTGATTTTTTCATCCGGAAACCACCTGATCCTGATAATGACGTCTACGATTTCCGAGAGGTAATTTCATAAACAAATTAGTCATACATCTGTATCTATGTTAGATATTGGTtttcaaatactcaaattgatttAATTGATTAAGGTCATTTTGGACGAAATTTAGTGCCCGTGATTAACAGAAATTCCCAAATTCAAAAGGCTACAGCATACACtttgtcccccccccccccccccccccccccccaaaagaaCAAAAGTTTAAGTGTACATGAATTGTGTAGGTTATTGGTATTGACTCAAATTTTGATAACAGTATCTGTTTATGAAGAATTTTACTGAAATATTTTGTTTTGGTGTTGCAGATGTATGTGACAGAACCAGATACTGATATTTATGCAATTCCAAGAGTTCTTGCACCAATGCCAGAGAAGGTCACTTAAGACAAATTCCTAGTTTCATGCTTATAAATGACTATTTAACAATCCATTGATTTCATCACTAATTTTCAGATTTACAAACTTCCTTTCTTCAACCACTGTTCTACATGATCCAGTGGATAACAATATTATGCATTTCTTTAATTGCAGTATATCAGATGTGCAAAGAGTGATTGGGGGACCTACAATGTCACGGAACCACCTATTGATGCACTTAGAGATCCCATGTACAAATCAGAGTGGGAGGTTATGAAGGTTAGGAACTCATAATTTTTTGTTAATTTCTTTAATTTTTTGCCACATGATAACATCTCATCTATATTTAATTCAATCAAATAACCCGACTCAGTACTTTACTCTAGATACAAAATACCCCGCTTTGAATATTGATCTAGAGTTGGAGGACCAAAgtgtaaaatatattaaaatgaaagcttTGTAGGGATTATAATGACAAtacgttgttgttgttgaaggTGTTTTTGACGAAGCATTACAGGAATCGGCGGTTGGATGATCCTGATTTTGTGCTGGACTTTGAAGAGATTTATGTCATTGATTCAAAAACAAAGTCGATAACTCGGGCAAGAGTTTTGGTAAGTGTCCATTATGCTTTAAGTTATCAAAGACATCTTACTATGCTAAGTCCATTGagccttgtttcttttgtttaatGGAATTATTTATTATGATGTTTTTTCAGGTAACGGTTCCTGAAGGAAGAGACAGAGATAGAAAGAACGATTTTCTTGTTATTCGGGATAATGCAACTTCATTCACAATAATCCCCTCGGTGATAAATCCCATACAACTTCAATTCCAAATTATGATTGCATTTtgtatctttttctttttctgatcCTAATATGGTTTGCAGGAGGAGAGAGATGATCCAACGACTGTAGTACATAGGGAAGAGTGGGACAAGGACAGAAAGGACATGGAAAGACATCTCAGCAAGCTGCGTGATTTCAATGTTTCAAATTGGTTCTAGTTTTCCGTTTCTCGATAGGCGCTGGATTTTGTACAACACGGGCCTTTCGGTTGCGGGTATAACGGTTTCCGACTTGTATTATTACTCGGCTTTCCTTCGATTAGAGGTGTCAATGTTCATGTGTAGTTAACTTTTTATATCAAAATAGTGAAACAAGTATGAACCGAGTGTCCGGTTCAATCTTTATTGTCAACTCCATATTTTGCTCACTAGGGTTATATAGTTTGTAATCTTGATGAATTGTATGTGGAAAATATCGTTCACCCATAGTTCGTCTCTGTCCCATCTTTTTGGATAGTATAACAAAAGTAAGTTTAACCAACTCGTCTTCAAGAGCATCTAAGGTCCGATGGTCCTCTTAAGTTATATATAGCTTTGTATATACCATACTATATATGTGTATCAAGCCTCCAATGATTATGACATATGGAGTTGTATCCATCTCTTCTCTCTTATTATAGATAAGGAGAATCGTTTTACTAATCTTAAAGTTGGCAGCAAGAGCAGAATCATTCCCATGTAGCTTCAATGAGACGTGATTCATCCAATATTTTTTCTCAATTAACATGCCATCAACTTTTACAATAAAATGGTGAAATCATCAACATTGAACCTTGTAAAAAAATAATGCTTTGAATTGGTTTTCGATAGCCTTGCTCAAAATGATCTAGGCAAAAAGCTCAAAATAATCTTGTTTTGGCTCACAATTCAATAACTGTGATGACTCATCACAACAACATATTACACATATATGAATTCAACCATTGTAGATACAAACAAGTTCATAATTAAGTCAATAATTTTCAATTCTTCATGATTCCCATTTACAATTCAACAAGTATCAAACATGCAACAAGGTTGAAAAACCCACAAACCAAAGAACAAATACTTGTATTTTGTATTTCTAAGCATCTGCAAGTGTCTGATGAAACTCATTCATGGATCTAAGTAACCCGAGAATAACTTCTACGCTCTTCAAACCATTGGGGGATCCAACCATCCCACAAACTATAATTGTTTCTACTTTGAGAGCAAGGCCATAACCTTCAACCTGGATTTATCCATGAGGTTATTATTATTGTCTGGGTATCCCCAGGGCCGGTCCAAAGATATAGTTGGCCTTGGGCGTAAAGAAAAAATGGGCCCCTAAAATTGAAAATAGGAAAAccgttatatataatatatattctaTGAATTTTGGGTCCTTTAGGTaagttcattttttttaaagaaaaatatttttcctaGCATTTTTACATAAGttgatttctctctctctctctctctctctctatatatatatatatatatatatatatatatatatatatatatatatatatatatatatatatatatatatatatatatatatatatatatatataagagagagagagagaagggccCTGGGCGACCGCTtgggttgcccaccgtctgggTATTCCATGCACAAATCACCGTTTATGGAATAGCTTCGGAAATAGTTACAGATAGTGGATGGGGAAGAGGGTAGGAAACAAACCTTTTGCAGTGTAGACTTTAAATTGTATATGATAGGCCTCCTTTGGAAATGTCCGTTTTGCCCTCATGTGAGGTCTACATGCATCTCATTAATGTTGGAAATAGACGAGAGTTAGGCTTAAGGACCACCGgtgcaaaataataataataataataataataataataataataataataataaaataaaaatgcaaaCCATACGGACCATGTGAAAAAtccaaggttctaaaaagctctCATTGGCTCCAAGGCTTGTACCTATCGCCAAACTTTATCAAAACGCCGCCTTAACTcatatgtgtataaaaatgaataataactgaaaatacatataaaaaatattaattatatagaaaattgTTGCCCTAAGTAATGACTTACAAATACCGTGGCTCGCCAAGGCTCGGAAAAGTTTGAGGCTTGACATTGCTGccaagtcacgccttacgttatttagagTCTTGAAAAATCCAATACTAGGATCAAATGTTTGAAACTgggaaaaccacagggaccaaatatGTAGTTTACTCTTTCTTTTATGTATTTCCGGAAAGGCCCACCTTACTCCCATGAACATTTTGGGTTCTTTCTCGTTAATTaaaggggtgtttggataggaaaaaaatggtttattagcttattgcttattttCATCATAATAAGCTAATTTAAATGTTTAGATAAAAATCAGTTTATTGTGGTATGAATAAACAAAATAAGTTGATTTTAATAAGCAAGGGAggaatgcttattgcttattggttATTTGTTATTTTACTCATATAAACTGTTTTATTTTGCCAGACACTtaaatgcttattgcttattgcttagaCCATTAGGTATGGGTCTCTTGTGGTGGTGTTATAACAAGAAGCAACAAGAAGAGGGGTAGTGTTCATGATGTTATAACACCATGTTAAgaggagagagatagagagagatgaTTTGTCAGCCAATAGAAAAACTCGTTTCTTGTCATGGAGACAACAAGAAGCACCACAACAAGATACAACAAGAAGGGGGCCGGAGTTCTCCCCCGTCACGACGCCGTTGAGGGTGCCACCTCAACATAACGAGCACGCCACAATGTTCATACCATATGCTCTTATTGAAGGGGGCCGGAGTTCTCCCCCGTCACGACGCCGTTGAGGGTGCCACCTCAACATAACGAGCAAGCCACAATGTTCATACCATATGCTCTTATTGCTTATTTCCGCCCCAATAAGTTAATCcaaacatatttaaaaaaaaaatgtttattcccAAGATAATAAACCTAATAAGCTAAAATCTATTTTTCCTCCAAACACCTGAGAATCGTCGAAGTCAAGAGGTCATAGCAAAATATACAAAATTCCCTCTACTATTTTCAACTAGGGTTATGACGATCCAAGCCCGTATGCTATACGCATGTATGTGACTGTGAAGGTGTAATATACTGGGAGAATTACCGATGGAGGAAGGCGGTTGCGGAGGTAGCGACGGTGCATCGTCGGCATTATTAAATGGTGGTGGACGGCAAAGGTTTGAGGTGGAGTTGAGGCCGGGAGAGACAACAATTGTGTCGTGGAAGAAGCTTACGAAGGATGCCAACAAAACTGCAAATAATAGTCTGCCCCCTCCTGTACCTGCTCCTCCTATGCCTCCTGCTGTTGCTGTTAATCAAGACCTAGATCCTCTTAATGCTCCACCGGTAGTGTCTTCGTGAACTTGCCATATTTTTGATTAAATCGTTACTTATAGTTCGGATGAAGGAAGTAGAAGTTTGATTGAAAATAAGGTGATCTAGGATGTATGTGCAATTATGAGCTGCTTTCAACTCCTAATGATTGCTTGTTATTGAATAAGTTCAAATACTTCTTAGAATTCAGTTGGAGTTTGAAACTTAATTGTTACTTTAGCAGTTAGGAGTTTGTAAATTGACAAGGAAGTTTGTAAGTTGTAAGTTGTAACTATCATAAGTAGAATGATTTTGCAGTAGGTTAGTTACATCAGAATGCTTTCACAGTATAtcgtttttgtttctatttttccTAGAAATGACTTGCTGATGTGATTTTTGGAACTGATGTGTGATCATGGTATAGACATATCAGCAATTCCATTCTAAACCTGCTCAAATGCTGTGTGTACCTGATATGCTCATGAAGATAGGTAATGGTAGTGTTAATATTTCTGATGGCAAATCATTTCACAGAGTATAATTGCACAAAATTTTACAGATATAAACCTATAGTGAATAGCAAAGCCTTATTTTCTTTGTTTATCATTGCTTCTTTTTGATAACATGAGGAGATTTCTTGTTTTGTAATGTAATTTGGTAACTACCTTCACTGTACTTAGTCCAATTAGCATTTGCAGGGAGAGCCTGCTGAAAATGAAGGTAATGATGCAGCTCCTGGTAGCCGTTTTGGTGCTGTTATTGAGAAGATCGAGCGCTTATACATGGTATGTGATACATTTATTATGTTACAAAAGCTGTTATCTGGACAACTATGAGGATGGCATATCTGAGTGGTCTTCTGCATCATTTGTAGAACTATGGATTGGGATTGACAGAATTACATCAAACTCTTAGGAGTAATGTTGTAGAAAATTCTTGTCATTGTCCTGAAGATGCTGCATCCTATACTTTCAGGGTAAAAACAGTAGTGATGAGGAAGATCTCAATGATGTTGTTCCTGATGATGATGAGTATGATACTGAAGATTCTTTCATAGATGATACCGATTTGGTTTGTTAATCTCTATTTCCTTGCATGATTGTTTTATGTTGAAGCACTGCTTAATCTCACTGCTCTTGTAGTTGTTTTAGTTGAAGATCTGTAATGTCTGCATTTAGATTTATTGCCTTCTTTCTCTTCCACAGGATGACTATTTCCAGGTTGATGATTCTCAAATAAAGCATGATGGATTCTTTGTTAATCGTGGCAAGTTGGAGCGCACAACTGTTTCAAAgtacgttttttttttcttcttcttctaccttcTTTTTAGATTATCTCTTGGTTATAATATCTCCAATCTGAATATATTGGTAGGGATGAGCCTACTGCTTTGCCAAACCATCAGAGGAAAAAAAGAAGGAAAGATTCAGAAAAAGTTAGTGGTGGGAATGATAGTGGCCAGCTGAATACTCAGAAAGTTAAAAATAAGGAAGCCAGAAAGGTACATGCACCAGTAGACAAAAATCCCATCATTTCATCTCAGAGTAAAGCTTCATCCACTATAATTCCTTCAAGTTCGGAGGCTATAATAATGGCAAAGAACATTGACAAGCAGAAGGCTGTGGTATGCCAACCCAAAGACCATGGTAGTAAATTGAAAAATGGAAGTCCCTCCTCTGTGACTCCATTGCAGAAGTCTAATGACAAAAGCTCTAATGTGAAATCAAGTTCTCATTCTGGGCTATTGCTTAACAACTCAGAAGAGTTGAACCAACCTCTTCTCATTAGAGAGAAAAATGTTATTCGTGAACAATCAAAAGCCAAGGCCACCAGGACCACTCAGCAAGCTGCAGTGAGTGTTCTTTCACTGTACTGTCTTTTTTATTCCTAGAATTCCTCTCCTCACTAACAATCATctaattatgattatgattatgagtttGTATCTACAATTTAGTTAGAGGGTGCATACCAACAAATTCTTAGCAAATAAAACCAATTAAATCAAGTTACCAACATCCAGTCTCAAGCTTGGGAATATATGTTTTCCATCCCTAGCTTGCAAAACTTTAAAAAAGTTTAATATGGTGATACTTTGGTGCAGAAATCTGGCATTCTGTAGGTATGCAAGTAATTTAGACCATTGTCAAGTTTCTTCTTAATGACATGCCTATAAAGTATCAACCTCCACTTGTTTAATTCTGTCATGTTGGACTGCATTATGAGCTAGGTTTCATTGTTTCTTGTGGATTATTATCATGATACAGTTTCATAAGGCCTTGCATTAATGCTCAAATCTTTCCCAAGGCCTCTATGCAAAAAAGACGTTCATCACTTCAAACTCCTGTAAAGGTTTGATCATTATTCACAGCTCAACATAGTAATGCTCTTGTGAGAATTCATTTTTGCCACCAACCCAAAGATTTCTAAACTTCTATATAGGTTGGAGCATAACCCTGAGCTACTAACATTTTTTCTGTACATCTCCTAGTGGATCCATGAGAGTCTTTAGTCCAATATAAAGGCCCATTTGTACAATAgtgttgttcttttttttttttttttttttcataaataacTACACCAGCTTCCATGTTTTAATCTTCTTGCCTCCATTTCACCCTCGTAGCCTCAAGCTGGTCTTCATTCCTCTTTACCAGCCATTGGATTATGAAACTTATGTTCATGTTAGAGTTGAATGAAGGTTTTCTTGCTTTATTTTTGTTGGTCAAGAAATCCATCTTTTACATTACCTGCAGATGATTCCCTGTAGTAGTTAGGGGTGTTAAAAATGTCTGAACCCGGCTCCGAACCCGAATAAGATAAATAGAGTTAGGATCTGAAAGTCAAAATCAGGTTATTCGAGTTAACCCGGCAAACCCGAAATACATATAGGGTTAGGTTTTGGGTTgctttgtataatttttttttttcggttCGGGTTAACccaaataaaattaattaatcaagcccatagaccttacatcttttacatacaTTTGAACTTCTTAAGACTATATACATCATCCGATTAACACTCGTACCGTGCAGTGTGGAGTGTTAATTTGGTCAACTCGATTGagttaatcaatttttttaaagtcACCAGAAACCGGACCCTATTAAGCTAGTGGTTAGTCGGATTCACGTCAATCATGTTTGGGGTGAGTTGGGTTAATTAGAAAATAGCCATAAATTAAGTTGCAACTTAACACAATATATCACATTTGGTTTTGTTTACTTTTATTTAAAACCAATATTTATAATCATATTACGATTTACGACCAAACTAAGATTCCAGCAAGCAAACAAAACGAGTTTGGAATCAATTGTTTAAATCCAAAATCAATTGCAAGTTCTTGCTAAAACACGACACCGCCACGGCATGACGTCGTGTTTTTTACACATGACATGAATACAAACACGAATTCAAAATTTAATTTCGCCCCAATTTAGTTGTGTGTCGTGTCATGGCTTGTCACCCTAGATAATAggttaaattaaaaatattagaGATAAAATAAAAGTACCTTTTTCTAGTTGAGTTATTTTTTCCTAATCTTCTTTTTCTGGATTGATGCCTATACGAAGCCAATCTCGTGTACAAATTAGACATTTGATAGTTTTGTCCCCTAAAGAACTCCTTTATGAATCCAACACCCTCCCACTTGTGCTAAAAACAGACTCTGGAGCCATTGTTGAAATAGGAAT is a window of Lactuca sativa cultivar Salinas chromosome 1, Lsat_Salinas_v11, whole genome shotgun sequence DNA encoding:
- the LOC111911021 gene encoding PLASTID TRANSCRIPTIONALLY ACTIVE protein 6, chloroplastic, producing MSATLFFLSPPPRTFPTICPIPSLQPIRTVAFSSLSLKPSLKIPRRDFRIFSDDGDAGGDADGGGDGDADGGGEADRDDMDEEEADESDNKRDYDVEYEALVAASRGGGEEGMAMVQSKNFVSTQGWNSEVVVDYRINEDEFHKISLMDCDFFIRKPPDPDNDVYDFREMYVTEPDTDIYAIPRVLAPMPEKYIRCAKSDWGTYNVTEPPIDALRDPMYKSEWEVMKVFLTKHYRNRRLDDPDFVLDFEEIYVIDSKTKSITRARVLVTVPEGRDRDRKNDFLVIRDNATSFTIIPSEERDDPTTVVHREEWDKDRKDMERHLSKLRDFNVSNWF
- the LOC111911020 gene encoding ubinuclein-1 isoform X2; the encoded protein is MEEGGCGGSDGASSALLNGGGRQRFEVELRPGETTIVSWKKLTKDANKTANNSLPPPVPAPPMPPAVAVNQDLDPLNAPPHLQGEPAENEGNDAAPGSRFGAVIEKIERLYMGKNSSDEEDLNDVVPDDDEYDTEDSFIDDTDLDDYFQVDDSQIKHDGFFVNRGKLERTTVSKDEPTALPNHQRKKRRKDSEKVSGGNDSGQLNTQKVKNKEARKVHAPVDKNPIISSQSKASSTIIPSSSEAIIMAKNIDKQKAVVCQPKDHGSKLKNGSPSSVTPLQKSNDKSSNVKSSSHSGLLLNNSEELNQPLLIREKNVIREQSKAKATRTTQQAAKSPLMVRKEGSNTKPKSTMLEKAIRDLEKTVVESRPPNMGVADADTCSPAVKKRMPPDIKHKLAKVARLAHANQGKISKELLNRLMSIVGHLIQLRSLRRNIVNMINMGLSAKEEKDARMQQLKKQIEEMVKIRAPMMMSKAMEQQLVGESDDFQESGTKEKEILKRKITMDDALEDEICILYDLFVELLICNQGLDEDAGPQVRKLYADLAELWPQGLMDNHGIREAICRAKDRRKSLHKHKGQEKLKRKKITSPKTNTTIDIEASSVASEYKFSTAVTLAKRKMEVE
- the LOC111911020 gene encoding ubinuclein-1 isoform X1, with protein sequence MEEGGCGGSDGASSALLNGGGRQRFEVELRPGETTIVSWKKLTKDANKTANNSLPPPVPAPPMPPAVAVNQDLDPLNAPPHLQGEPAENEGNDAAPGSRFGAVIEKIERLYMGKNSSDEEDLNDVVPDDDEYDTEDSFIDDTDLDDYFQVDDSQIKHDGFFVNRGKLERTTVSKDEPTALPNHQRKKRRKDSEKVSGGNDSGQLNTQKVKNKEARKVHAPVDKNPIISSQSKASSTIIPSSSEAIIMAKNIDKQKAVVCQPKDHGSKLKNGSPSSVTPLQKSNDKSSNVKSSSHSGLLLNNSEELNQPLLIREKNVIREQSKAKATRTTQQAAQKSPLMVRKEGSNTKPKSTMLEKAIRDLEKTVVESRPPNMGVADADTCSPAVKKRMPPDIKHKLAKVARLAHANQGKISKELLNRLMSIVGHLIQLRSLRRNIVNMINMGLSAKEEKDARMQQLKKQIEEMVKIRAPMMMSKAMEQQLVGESDDFQESGTKEKEILKRKITMDDALEDEICILYDLFVELLICNQGLDEDAGPQVRKLYADLAELWPQGLMDNHGIREAICRAKDRRKSLHKHKGQEKLKRKKITSPKTNTTIDIEASSVASEYKFSTAVTLAKRKMEVE
- the LOC111911020 gene encoding ubinuclein-1 isoform X3, translated to MEEGGCGGSDGASSALLNGGGRQRFEVELRPGETTIVSWKKLTKDANKTANNSLPPPVPAPPMPPAVAVNQDLDPLNAPPGEPAENEGNDAAPGSRFGAVIEKIERLYMGKNSSDEEDLNDVVPDDDEYDTEDSFIDDTDLDDYFQVDDSQIKHDGFFVNRGKLERTTVSKDEPTALPNHQRKKRRKDSEKVSGGNDSGQLNTQKVKNKEARKVHAPVDKNPIISSQSKASSTIIPSSSEAIIMAKNIDKQKAVVCQPKDHGSKLKNGSPSSVTPLQKSNDKSSNVKSSSHSGLLLNNSEELNQPLLIREKNVIREQSKAKATRTTQQAAQKSPLMVRKEGSNTKPKSTMLEKAIRDLEKTVVESRPPNMGVADADTCSPAVKKRMPPDIKHKLAKVARLAHANQGKISKELLNRLMSIVGHLIQLRSLRRNIVNMINMGLSAKEEKDARMQQLKKQIEEMVKIRAPMMMSKAMEQQLVGESDDFQESGTKEKEILKRKITMDDALEDEICILYDLFVELLICNQGLDEDAGPQVRKLYADLAELWPQGLMDNHGIREAICRAKDRRKSLHKHKGQEKLKRKKITSPKTNTTIDIEASSVASEYKFSTAVTLAKRKMEVE
- the LOC111911020 gene encoding ubinuclein-1 isoform X4, which gives rise to MEEGGCGGSDGASSALLNGGGRQRFEVELRPGETTIVSWKKLTKDANKTANNSLPPPVPAPPMPPAVAVNQDLDPLNAPPHLQGEPAENEGNDAAPGSRFGAVIEKIERLYMGKNSSDEEDLNDVVPDDDEYDTEDSFIDDTDLDDYFQVDDSQIKHDGFFVNRGKLERTTVSKDEPTALPNHQRKKRRKDSEKVSGGNDSGQLNTQKVKNKEARKVHAPVDKNPIISSQSKASSTIIPSSSEAIIMAKNIDKQKAVVCQPKDHGSKLKNGSPSSVTPLQKSNDKSSNVKSSSHSGLLLNNSEELNQPLLIREKNVIREQSKAKATRTTQQAAQKSPLMVRKEGSNTKPKSTMLEKAIRDLEKTVVESRPPNMGVADADTCSPAVKKRMPPDIKHKLAKVARLAHANQGKISKELLNRLMSIVGHLIQLRSLRRNIVNMINMGLSAKEEKDARMQQLKKQIEEMVKIRAPMMMSKAMEQQLVGESDDFQESGTKEKEILKRKITMDDALEDEICILYDLFVEGLDEDAGPQVRKLYADLAELWPQGLMDNHGIREAICRAKDRRKSLHKHKGQEKLKRKKITSPKTNTTIDIEASSVASEYKFSTAVTLAKRKMEVE